Proteins from a genomic interval of Diospyros lotus cultivar Yz01 chromosome 6, ASM1463336v1, whole genome shotgun sequence:
- the LOC127803970 gene encoding protein NUCLEAR FUSION DEFECTIVE 6, mitochondrial isoform X2, which yields MASNSARSLFQRSTASARSIMSRNRTVQSPPSSVASKQSNLGGLAPSNPAAPSRFSRRHNLFFSTRLPVELSGGESLIPLHSATASALLRSMLSAKVSQWGCVSEGFATPL from the exons ATGGCGTCCAACTCTGCGAGAAGTCTGTTTCAGAGATCAACGGCGTCCGCTAGATCCATCATGAGTCGCAACCGGACAGTCCAATCGCCGCCGTCGTCAGTTGCTTCCAAGCAATCCAACCTCGGCGGTCTGGCACCTTCAAATCCTGCTGCTCCCTCTCGCTTCTCTCGCCGCCAcaatctcttcttctccaccAG GCTACCTGTGGAGTTGAGTGGTGGAGAGTCGTTGATACCTCTGCACTCTGCTACTGCTTCCGCTTTGCTCAGGTCTATGTTATCTGCAAAGGTTAGCCAATGGGGTTGTGTCTCTGAAG GATTTGCAACACCTCTATAG
- the LOC127803970 gene encoding protein NUCLEAR FUSION DEFECTIVE 6, mitochondrial isoform X1, whose amino-acid sequence MASNSARSLFQRSTASARSIMSRNRTVQSPPSSVASKQSNLGGLAPSNPAAPSRFSRRHNLFFSTRLPVELSGGESLIPLHSATASALLRSMLSAKVSQWGCVSEGAWACFNYIH is encoded by the exons ATGGCGTCCAACTCTGCGAGAAGTCTGTTTCAGAGATCAACGGCGTCCGCTAGATCCATCATGAGTCGCAACCGGACAGTCCAATCGCCGCCGTCGTCAGTTGCTTCCAAGCAATCCAACCTCGGCGGTCTGGCACCTTCAAATCCTGCTGCTCCCTCTCGCTTCTCTCGCCGCCAcaatctcttcttctccaccAG GCTACCTGTGGAGTTGAGTGGTGGAGAGTCGTTGATACCTCTGCACTCTGCTACTGCTTCCGCTTTGCTCAGGTCTATGTTATCTGCAAAGGTTAGCCAATGGGGTTGTGTCTCTGAAG GAGCCTGGGCCTGTTTCAATTATATACACTGA
- the LOC127803969 gene encoding uncharacterized protein At4g28440-like, giving the protein MAEAKSTMRKPVFTKVDQLRPGTSGHNLTVKVVSSKMVLQKGRPDGPQLRQMKIAECLVGDETGTIVFTARNEQVDMMKPEVTIILRNAKIDMFKGSMRLAVDKWGRVEVTEPAGFAVKEDNNLSLVEYELVNVVED; this is encoded by the exons ATGGCTGAAGCAAAATCAACTATGAGGAAACCAGTGTTCACTAAGGTTGATCAGCTACGTCCTGGAACCAGCGGACACAATCTCACTGTCAAGGTTGTTAGTTCAAAGATGGTATTACAGAAGGGCCGCCCAGATGGACCCCAACTACGCCAAATGAAGATTGCTGAGTGCCTGGTTGGAGATGAAACTGGGACCATTGTCTTTACTGCAAGGAATGAgcaag TGGACATGATGAAACCTGAAGTTACCATAATTTTACGCAATGCAAAGATCGATATGTTTAAAGGGTCGATGAGGCTGGCCGTGGACAAATGGGGGCGTGTAGAGGTGACCGAGCCAGCTGGTTTCGCCGTTAAAGAGGACAACAACCTATCACTGGTTGAATATGAACTGGTCAATGTGGTGGAAGACTGA